A window of the Gossypium hirsutum isolate 1008001.06 chromosome A05, Gossypium_hirsutum_v2.1, whole genome shotgun sequence genome harbors these coding sequences:
- the LOC107925534 gene encoding uncharacterized protein isoform X2, with product MDATRGIMSGTMDRFKKVFEKKSNRKIMGMDLGVGSFVLMNAVTSRQARNIKSSMSWWKAAFKSATPLLLLGFARLASTLNLDYQVEYISLRWTFCNNSCLQWNRISCVLYLLANIKQMELWEMSKIMLQTSLYSKAFCIIRF from the exons ATGGATGCTACAAGGGGCATAATGTCTGGCACCATGGATCGGTTCAAGAAG GTGTTCGAGAAGAAGTCCAACAGGAAAATAATGGGG ATGGACCTTGGAGTTGGCTCCTTTGTGCTAATGAATGCAGTTACTTCACGGCAAGCACGAAACATCAAATCATCAAT GAGTTGGTGGAAGGCAGCCTTTAAATCTGCAACTCCGCTACTACTGTTAGGATTTGCTAGACTTGCTTCTACATTGAATCTAGACTATCAGGTAGAATATATTTCTTTGCGCTGGACTTTTTGTAATAATAGTTGTTTGCAATGGAATAGGATAAGTTGTGTACTATATCTACTTGCTAATATAAAACAAATGGAACTCTGGGAGATGTCTAAAATAATGCTCCAAACCAGTTTGTACTCAAAAGCATTTTGCATAATAAGGTTTTAG
- the LOC107925534 gene encoding uncharacterized protein isoform X4 yields the protein MDGVELSSKSLASCSQRAMMDLGVGSFVLMNAVTSRQARNIKSSMSWWKAAFKSATPLLLLGFARLASTLNLDYQVEYISLRWTFCNNSCLQWNRISCVLYLLANIKQMELWEMSKIMLQTSLYSKAFCIIRF from the exons ATGGATGGCGTGGAACTTAGCTCCAAAAGCCTGGCATCATGTTCACAAAGAGCCATG ATGGACCTTGGAGTTGGCTCCTTTGTGCTAATGAATGCAGTTACTTCACGGCAAGCACGAAACATCAAATCATCAAT GAGTTGGTGGAAGGCAGCCTTTAAATCTGCAACTCCGCTACTACTGTTAGGATTTGCTAGACTTGCTTCTACATTGAATCTAGACTATCAGGTAGAATATATTTCTTTGCGCTGGACTTTTTGTAATAATAGTTGTTTGCAATGGAATAGGATAAGTTGTGTACTATATCTACTTGCTAATATAAAACAAATGGAACTCTGGGAGATGTCTAAAATAATGCTCCAAACCAGTTTGTACTCAAAAGCATTTTGCATAATAAGGTTTTAG
- the LOC107925534 gene encoding uncharacterized protein isoform X1, whose product MLDRMGNGMDATRGIMSGTMDRFKKVFEKKSNRKIMGMDLGVGSFVLMNAVTSRQARNIKSSMSWWKAAFKSATPLLLLGFARLASTLNLDYQVEYISLRWTFCNNSCLQWNRISCVLYLLANIKQMELWEMSKIMLQTSLYSKAFCIIRF is encoded by the exons ATGCTTGACCGGATG GGCAATGGCATGGATGCTACAAGGGGCATAATGTCTGGCACCATGGATCGGTTCAAGAAG GTGTTCGAGAAGAAGTCCAACAGGAAAATAATGGGG ATGGACCTTGGAGTTGGCTCCTTTGTGCTAATGAATGCAGTTACTTCACGGCAAGCACGAAACATCAAATCATCAAT GAGTTGGTGGAAGGCAGCCTTTAAATCTGCAACTCCGCTACTACTGTTAGGATTTGCTAGACTTGCTTCTACATTGAATCTAGACTATCAGGTAGAATATATTTCTTTGCGCTGGACTTTTTGTAATAATAGTTGTTTGCAATGGAATAGGATAAGTTGTGTACTATATCTACTTGCTAATATAAAACAAATGGAACTCTGGGAGATGTCTAAAATAATGCTCCAAACCAGTTTGTACTCAAAAGCATTTTGCATAATAAGGTTTTAG